The Benincasa hispida cultivar B227 chromosome 11, ASM972705v1, whole genome shotgun sequence genome has a segment encoding these proteins:
- the LOC120090211 gene encoding 14 kDa proline-rich protein DC2.15-like has product MSSPKTTTSIALFFCLNLLFFSLVTACGSCSHPITRPRPSPGSGGQPGYGGSPGSGGSPGSGGSPGSGGSPGSGGSPGSGGSPGSGGSPGSGGNNPGTGGGTCPRDAVKIGVCARVLNLVNATIGTPPVTPCCTLIQGLADLEAAICLCTAIRASILGLNINLPINLSLLLNVCSRNTPRGFQCP; this is encoded by the coding sequence ATGTCTTCTCCCAAAACCACAACCTCAATTGCTTTGTTCTTTTGCCTCAACCTTCTCTTCTTTTCCCTTGTCACTGCTTGTGGCTCATGTTCTCACCCCATAACAAGGCCAAGGCCAAGCCCCGGTTCCGGTGGTCAACCCGGTTATGGCGGAAGTCCTGGTTCCGGTGGTAGTCCAGGCTCCGGTGGCAGTCCTGGCTCTGGTGGAAGCCCCGGTTCTGGTGGAAGCCCCGGCTCCGGTGGCAGTCCTGGTTCTGGTGGTAGTCCGGGTTCAGGTGGCAATAATCCAGGCACTGGAGGAGGTACTTGCCCTAGAGATGCCGTCAAGATAGGTGTATGTGCTAGAGTGCTTAACCTAGTAAATGCAACTATTGGTACACCACCCGTTACTCCATGTTGCACATTAATTCAAGGGCTAGCGGACCTTGAAGCAGCTATTTGTCTTTGCACTGCAATCAGAGCAAGTATTCTAGGCCTCAACATAAACCTCCCCATTAATCTTAGCTTGTTGCTTAATGTTTGCAGCAGAAACACTCCTCGTGGATTCCAATGTCCCTAA